One window from the genome of Eucalyptus grandis isolate ANBG69807.140 chromosome 7, ASM1654582v1, whole genome shotgun sequence encodes:
- the LOC120295898 gene encoding omega-hydroxypalmitate O-feruloyl transferase-like, protein MELNGLTRAPMSGWLATGGTWGSRRTWWWLRWVEEGSKWEKMAKNVKQCKLQANRWTGDRQLQAGIRIEAGNEKPRNAGATQKLDVKIANVVHVSPARETFGGLYALSNLDQTFPYVIENVITFKGERRGRRPTVIETIRESLAKALVEFYPLAGRLVMGSDERMAVRCTGEGVPFVEATSEDDIAVLGDISAINPAMLRKLVKHSDGAPTILEVPLLTVQVTTFKCGGIVVGIVMNHVIVDGKALMDFIAYWTDLARAKPPSVLPFLDRSVLRPRRPPHIDFPHHEYAPRDRRPGHVVDPQTKPLVYKSFCFKPHTLIQLKKASRITTQIGSSVVPTTFEVISALVWISRTKALGIGPHETTKLLTAVDGRPKFDPPLPSGYFGNGIAWSCAECSAGELTRNPFSFAVRIVHEALATVTESYIRSAINYVELNKVLVDCGGSACCISKWSQLHFYKMDFGFGKPFQVAPATVPDNLIVVPSRSRESDELVVSLGLTRDAMDVFSKLIQHELTLKSKF, encoded by the exons ATGGAGCTAAACGGGCTTACCAGAGCTCCGATgagcgggtggttggcaaccggcggcACCTGGGGCTCAAGGAGGACTTGGTGGTGGTTGAGATGGGTGGAGGAAGGATCGAAATGGGAGAAAATGGCTAAAAACGTGAAACAGTGCAAGCTGCAGGCGAACCGATGGACTGGCGACCGGCAACTTCAAGCCGGCATACGAATCG AAGCAGGAAATGAGAAGCCGAGAAACGCGGGAGCTACACAAAAGCTTGATGTGAAGATCGCGAACGTAGTTCATGTTTCTCCGGCGAGGGAAACGTTTGGTGGGCTCTACGCTCTCTCGAACCTCGACCAGACCTTCCCGTACGTGATTGAGAACGTGATCACCTTCAAGGGCGAAAGGAGGGGAAGGCGTCCCACCGTGATCGAGACAATCAGAGAGTCACTGGCCAAGGCATTGGTCGAGTTCTATCCGCTTGCGGGAAGACTTGTCATGGGGAGCGACGAGAGGATGGCGGTGAGATGCACTGGAGAAGGTGTCCCATTCGTCGAAGCGACGTCGGAGGATGACATTGCAGTGCTGGGCGATATCAGCGCCATCAATCCCGCCATGCTGCGAAAACTCGTGAAGCACAGTGACGGAGCCCCGACTATATTGGAAGTACCTTTGCTAACGGTGCAG GTGACGACGTTCAAGTGCGGAGGGATCGTCGTTGGCATCGTCATGAATCACGTCATTGTCGATGGGAAAGCCCTCATGGACTTCATAGCTTACTGGACAGACCTGGCTCGAGCCAAGCCACCATCAGTTCTTCCTTTTCTCGATCGATCGGTGTTGCGCCCAAGGCGACCTCCGCACATCGATTTCCCCCACCATGAGTATGCTCCGAGAGACCGGCGGCCCGGACACGTGGTCGACCCCCAAACCAAGCCCCTCGTTTACAAATCCTTCTGCTTCAAGCCACACACTCTCATTCAGCTCAAGAAAGCGTCAAGAATCACAACCCAGATTGGCTCTTCCGTAGTCCCGACGACTTTCGAAGTCATATCAGCGCTCGTGTGGATCTCGCGAACCAAAGCTCTCGGAATCGGTCCTCACGAGACGACGAAGCTACTGACTGCAGTTGATGGCCGCCCCAAGTTCGACCCCCCGCTGCCGAGTGGCTACTTCGGGAACGGCATCGCTTGGTCCTGTGCTGAGTGCAGCGCGGGTGAATTGACCCGCAATCCCTTCTCGTTCGCTGTCAGGATCGTGCACGAGGCGCTCGCAACTGTCACCGAGAGTTACATAAGGTCGGCCATCAACTACGTCGAGCTGAACAAGGTCCTAGTTGACTGCGGGGGCAGCGCTTGCTGCATCAGCAAGTGGAGCCAGCTCCATTTCTACAAGATGGATTTCGGGTTCGGGAAGCCGTTCCAAGTGGCGCCCGCAACGGTCCCCGACAACCTCATCGTGGTCCCTTCCCGGAGCAGGGAGAGTGACGAGTTGGTTGTGTCCCTGGGGCTTACTCGCGACGCCATGGATGTTTTCTCGAAGTTAATTCAGCATGAACTCACGCTGAAAAGCAAGTTCTAG